The following are from one region of the Candidatus Binataceae bacterium genome:
- a CDS encoding c-type cytochrome, translating into MSEKATAQANDLYESRCESCHGEEGHGDGPGAVALGTKPANFSSKKFQRKVTDKQIATAIVQGGAALGLSQEMQPNPDLANQPEVVQALVAKVRQFGK; encoded by the coding sequence GTGAGCGAGAAAGCCACCGCGCAGGCCAACGATCTTTACGAATCTCGATGCGAGTCGTGTCACGGCGAGGAAGGGCATGGCGATGGCCCGGGAGCGGTTGCACTCGGCACCAAGCCGGCGAACTTCAGCAGCAAAAAATTCCAGCGCAAGGTGACGGATAAGCAAATCGCGACAGCGATCGTGCAGGGCGGCGCGGCGCTGGGGCTCAGCCAGGAGATGCAGCCGAATCCCGATCTTGCAAATCAGCCTGAAGTGGTGCAAGCGCTGGTTGCAAAAGTGCGTCAGTTCGGCAAGTGA
- a CDS encoding gluconate 2-dehydrogenase subunit 3 family protein, protein MKRREFLKTSALVVAGAAAVATGVPLVASADDQWSSLKTLDKHQADTLLKMTRQIFPHDNVPDSAYAKVVVVLDTDAGTSPETAKLLKDGIEQIDTVNGAGFATLSADQQVIVLKKIETGPFFQKVHATELQSFYSDPEVWKILGYQGPSFPKGGYLHRGFNDLTWLPNPPASASPKAS, encoded by the coding sequence ATGAAACGCCGCGAATTTCTCAAGACCAGCGCCCTGGTGGTTGCGGGCGCGGCGGCTGTCGCGACCGGAGTGCCACTGGTGGCAAGCGCCGACGATCAATGGTCGTCGCTCAAGACGCTCGACAAGCATCAGGCCGACACTCTGCTCAAAATGACGCGGCAGATTTTTCCGCATGACAACGTTCCCGATTCCGCTTACGCCAAAGTAGTCGTCGTGCTCGACACCGACGCCGGCACATCGCCCGAGACCGCCAAGCTTCTCAAAGACGGTATCGAGCAAATCGACACCGTGAACGGCGCGGGCTTTGCGACTTTGTCCGCCGATCAGCAGGTCATCGTGCTCAAGAAAATCGAAACCGGGCCCTTCTTTCAGAAGGTTCACGCGACCGAGTTGCAATCGTTCTACAGCGATCCTGAAGTCTGGAAGATTCTCGGCTACCAGGGACCGTCGTTTCCGAAGGGCGGATACCTGCATCGCGGCTTCAACGATCTTACCTGGCTGCCGAATCCTCCCGCGTCGGCGAGCCCCAAGGCGTCCTGA